One window of Oreochromis niloticus isolate F11D_XX linkage group LG23, O_niloticus_UMD_NMBU, whole genome shotgun sequence genomic DNA carries:
- the LOC100710272 gene encoding E3 ubiquitin-protein ligase TRIM39-like: MSAASCLLSEAQFLCSICLDVFTDPVTTPCGHNFCKNCISQHWDIRERCHCPICIKLFKRRPRLYINTFISEMVAQFKCELQQKVSSSSSEQQAAKPGEVPCDICTGTKLKALKSCLVCLASYCQTHLEPHLTMKGLKRHQLIDPEENLEGRMCMKHDKPLELFCKTDQTCVCMLCSVLDHKTHEFVPMREEYEGKKAELGKTEAEIQQMITKRRLKIQEIKKSVKMSKDAADRQKAEGVQVFTALKESVDRRLNELIEEIEGKQETTEKQAEGFIKDLEQEISELMKRSSEVEQLSRSKDHLHLLQSFSSLKPAPTTKDWTEVSIHPPSYEGTVVRAVDQLKETLDEEFEEVFEAELKRVQQYAVDVTLDPDTAHPHLILSNAGKQVHYGEKKRNIPDNPERFSNSGCVLGKQSLSSGRFYFEVQVKDKTNWILGMARQSVNRKEVITLSPEKGYWTVVVHKNICLALDDPQVPLFLQSDLEKVGVFVDYEEGLVSFYDVDNAAPIYSFTGFYFTEKLYPLLYSGVNVDGENSAPLIICPVNQSVSPVSIGKLK; encoded by the coding sequence ATGTCTGCTGCCAGCTGTCTTCTATCTGAAGCACAGTTTCTGTGCTCCATCTGTCTGGATGTCTTCACCGATCCAGTCACCACACCATGTGGACACAActtctgcaaaaactgcatcAGTCAACACTGGGATATCCGTGAGCGGTGTCACTGTCCCATATGTATAAAGTTGTTCAAGAGAAGACCTCGGCTGTACATCAACACTTTCATTTCTGAGATGGTTGCTCAGTTCAAATGTGAACTTCAGCAGaaagtcagcagcagcagctcagagcaACAAGCTGCCAAACCAGGAGAAGTTCCCTGTGACATCTGCACTGGAACCAAACTGAAGGCCCTGAAGTCCTGCCTGGTGTGTCTGGCCTCCTACTGTCAGACTCACCTGGAGCCTCATCTGACAATGAAAGGTCTGAAAAGACATCAGCTGATTGATCCTGAGGAGAACCTGGAAGGCAGGATGTGTATGAAGCACGATAAACCTCTGGAGCTGTTCTGTAAGACCGATCAGACATGTGTCTGCATGCTCTGCTCTGTTTTAGACCACAAGACTCATGAGTTTGTTCCTATGAGAGAAGAATATGAAGGAAAGAAGGCAGAACTGGGGAAGACTGAGGCTGAAATTCAACAGATGATCACGAAGAGACGACTGAAGATTCAGGAGATCAAAAAATCAGTGAAGATGAGTAAAgatgctgcagacagacagaaagcagaagGTGTTCAGGTCTTCACTGCTCTGAAGGAGTCTGTTGACAGACGCCTGAACGAGCTCATAGAGGAGATTGAAGgcaaacaggaaacaacagAGAAACAGGCTGAAGGTTTCATCAAAGATCTGGAACAGGAAATCTCTGAGCTGATGAAGAGAAGCTCTGaggtggagcagctctcacGTTCTAAAgatcacctccacctcctccaaagcTTCTCATCCCTGAAACCTGCTCCAACCACCAAAGACTGGACAGAGGTCAGTATCCATCCACCATCATATGAGGGGACTGTGGTGAGAGCTGTGGATCAGCTGAAAGAGACACTGGATGAAGAGTTTGAAGAAGTGTTTgaggctgagctgaagaggGTCCAGCAGTATGCAGTGGATGTGACTCTTGATCCTGATACAGCACATCCTCATCTCATCCTGTCTAATGCTGGAAAACAAGTACACTATGGTGAAAAGAAGAGGAATATTCCAGACAACCCAGAGAGATTTTCTAATAGTGGTTGTGTTTTAGGAAAGCAGAGTTTATCTTCAGGCAGATTTTACTTTGAGGTTCAGGTTAAAGACAAGACCAACTGGATTTTAGGAATGGCCAGACAGTCAGTCAACAGGAAGGAAGTCATCACACTGAGCCCTGAGAAAGGTTACTGGACTGTAGTTGtacataaaaatatttgtttagcTCTTGATGACCCCCAAGTCCCTCTCTTTCTTCAGTCTGATCTTGAGAAGGTGGGGGTGTTTGTGGATTATGAGGAAGGACTAGTTTCTTTTTATGATGTAGATAATGCAGCTCCTATCTACTCCTTTACTGGCTTCTACTTTACTGAGAAACTCTACCCACTGCTCTATTCCGGTGTTAATGTTGATGGTGAAAACTCTGCACCTCTGATCATCTGTCCTGTCAATCAGTCTGTTTCACCTGTTTCAATAGGGAAATTGAAGTAA